Below is a genomic region from Delftia tsuruhatensis.
TGCGGTGCAGGTTCCACAGGGATTCCATCGCATGGGACAGCGCATCGAGCCCCGAGGCCAGCGTGGCCCCGGCCGGAAGGCTGCGCATGAGTTCGGCGTCGATGATCGCCGCCTCGGGCCAGGTCCAGCGCTGGTGCAGCGAATGCTTGCGCCCTCCGGCCTGGTCCCAGATCGTGGCCCAGGGCGTGACCTCGCTGCCCGTACCGGCCGTGGTGGGAACGGCGATCAAGGCCTTGTGGGGCCCGGCCGGCAGATCCAGCCCCAGCTGCAGCGCGCCCAGCAGCCCGGCAAAGGAGCGCGAGGGCGTCGCGCACATCAGGGCCTTGGCCGAATCGATGGCGCTGCCACCGCCCAGGGCAACGATGCAGGGCACGTCGGCATGGTCGCGGTGCACCCGGTCATACAGCGGCGCGAGCCAGCGCACATCGGGATGGGGAGCAATGCCGTCGACCACGCCACGCAGCCGCCTGCCCAGCAGCGCACGCACACGGTCCACCAGCCCCAGGGGCCCGGCCTCGGGAAAGGTCACGAGCAGGCAGTCCCGTCCGGCCAGCAGGGCCGGCAGCCGCTCCAGGCTTGCCGGGCCGGCATGGATGGCGACGGGGTTGTGATAGGTCCACACAAATTGATCCTTGGAATGAAACAGAGACAGTTCAGTGGCGGGCGCCCTGCTGTATGCGGCGGCGCAGCCCGTGCGAGACCAGATCGGCCGCGATCACCATCACGGTGATGACGATGATGCAGGTGGCCGTCTCCTGGTAGCGGAACAGCTTGAGGCTGCCGACCAGCTCGAACCCCAGGCCGCCCGCGCCCACCATGCCCAGCACCGTGGCCGAGCGCAGGTTGACCTCGAAGCGGTAGAGCACGACCGCGATCCAGGCCGTGATGGCCTGCGGGATCACACCGAAGACGATGAGCTGGAGCTGGCTGGCGCCTGCGCTGCGCAGGGCCTGCAGCGGGCCGTCGTCGATCTCCTCGATGCTCTCGGCGAAGAACTTGCCCAGCATGCCCATGCCGTGCAGCGCCAGGGCCAGCACGCCGGGAAACGGCCCCAGGCCCACGGCCGAGACGAAGACCAGCGCCAGGATCAGTTCGTTGATGCTGCGCACCACGTTCAGGAACTGGCGCGTGGCGCGGCGCAACCAGTGCCAGCCATGCAGGTTGCCGGCCGCGATGAAGGA
It encodes:
- the psrA gene encoding iron-containing alcohol dehydrogenase PsrA; amino-acid sequence: MWTYHNPVAIHAGPASLERLPALLAGRDCLLVTFPEAGPLGLVDRVRALLGRRLRGVVDGIAPHPDVRWLAPLYDRVHRDHADVPCIVALGGGSAIDSAKALMCATPSRSFAGLLGALQLGLDLPAGPHKALIAVPTTAGTGSEVTPWATIWDQAGGRKHSLHQRWTWPEAAIIDAELMRSLPAGATLASGLDALSHAMESLWNLHRNPVSTALAVQAARRILATLPALMQDLDSLALRAAMAEAALTAGLAFSNTRTALAHSLSYDITLRHGVAHGIACSFSLPQVLALALGADAQVDAALLSIFDVSTGEAAVRRLRAFLEGLGVVTDPAHYGVPPQEWQQLLHAAASGPRGRNFIRALE
- the phnE gene encoding phosphonate ABC transporter, permease protein PhnE, with product MAQDNAPVRDGWHWTAPRPAGAMGWLGHVAAALAIAWVLHWSAGGAQMSWGELAAGMPQIADFAARSFPPDWSILPRLWAPALETVQIAIWGTLLSVVLALPLSFIAAGNLHGWHWLRRATRQFLNVVRSINELILALVFVSAVGLGPFPGVLALALHGMGMLGKFFAESIEEIDDGPLQALRSAGASQLQLIVFGVIPQAITAWIAVVLYRFEVNLRSATVLGMVGAGGLGFELVGSLKLFRYQETATCIIVITVMVIAADLVSHGLRRRIQQGARH